The Brevibacillus humidisoli DNA segment CCACCAGACCGAGCAGCGATTCCATCGGAACTTCCCGCTTGCGGGTAAAGATGATTTGCGCTTCCTTGATCTCCTCCCGGATGTTGTTCATCTCATTGTCCAGGATGTAGGAGGCCTTGGCCGCCTCAATCAACCTGCGCCGGATATCGGAAGGAATAATCCCTTCGTATTTGTAGTTCAACGAATGTTCAATCGTCGCCCAAAAGTTCATCCCCAATGTCCGGATCTGGATCTCAACCGGTATGGTTACCTGACCTGTAGCCGTCATAATCGGGTATTCGACAGCCAAATGATAACCGCGATACCCGCTTTCCTTTGGTGTCGACACGTAATCCTTTTCCAAAAAAATCCGCATGTCCTGCCGCTGCCTCAGCATCTCCACGACAATCCAGATATCGTCGATGAACTGACAGATGATGCGAATACCGGCAATATCCTTGATCTCCCAAGCAATGTTTTCATCAACCGGGAACTGCAAACGATTCGCCTTGTTGTATATACTGTTCACCGATTTTAACCGGCCGGTAACAAACTCAATCGGTGAGTGGTCTTTTCGCCGCTTAAACTCATTGCGAAGATTCTTCAGCTTTACCTTTAACTCTTCTACCGCTTGTTCGTACGGAAGCAGGTACATATCCCAGTCGATGTTCGTTTGCACGTCTAGTCCCTCCGACACATACTCCACTCTTTTCTATCATTCAACAAACGAGCCGGAATATCCTTTTTCCTGAGGAAGGCAGCCACAAGTTTATCGGCACACCGGGTGAGGGATCTGCTCAATGATCGTGCCGGCTGCTTCGTTGGTCCCTTCCGCCAGATTGCGCACCTCACCAGCCGCTACAGCAAATCCCTTGCCCTGCTCACCGGCGCGAGCCGCTTCAATAGCGTCGCTTGAATAGGAAAAAATCCCCGGTTATTGTCCGGGGATGGGGTCTATTTTCGATTACAGAGACGTGTGCCACGTTTACACAAGTCTTTCTGTTTACCGTTCATTTCTTCACTTGTCAGGCATATCCGTTGGAATGCCAGTTCCGCCGGGCGAGGCGTGTCGGAAGCAACACCCGTCAACTCCCCGAACCAGCATCGCCGCTGTTGGCCAGCCGCTTCACGTACTTGTCCAACACCGCAGCGAGCGCATGCTCCAGATCGACATCGGTGCTGTTGGCCAGACAGATCAGCGAAAAAAAGAGGTCACCCAACTCGCTCTCCCACTCTGCTGTCGGATGAAACGGTTCTTTTCCGTAGCGGGTTGTCTTGAGCACTTCCTTGCTCACTTCCCCCATCTCCGATGCCAGGTCGAGCAACCGTACGGGGACCGTTGTCTCCATGTTGTGTTGACGGACAAAATCAGCGACTTGCTGCTGCAGCTTTGCTATATCCACCTGATATCACTCCTGTCATTGATCATGCATTCACTAGCTTTTCTTCGTTTCTCTGCTTGTTCCTTTCTCATGAGCGTTTTTCTCGTAGCCAGAATCCCTTGATAGTTCCGTGTTTCGATGATGCACGAAGCGTGATCGCGTTCGCCCCGGCGGGATAGTAGAGCAGGTAACCGGCCCAGGTCTGGTTCTCTTCCTCCCACTCTGGACTGCCTAGTATCTGTTTTGCGTCGGCTGTATTCAGATTGCCTATCGCTGACTGGAAAATCCAGAGCACCGCTGCTCGTTCCTGATCGTCGTAGAAAACCGAACAACGGCAATCCGGATATTCGTAAAACAACCCTCCCTCATAGGAGAAGGAGTCGACCGCTACTCCGCAAACTGCCTCCACCTCTTTACGTGACTGGCCTAAACGTATCGCGATTCCTTCCACTTTGCCCTTTGCAGCAGCGTCCAGCAAGTCATTGTCAATGATCCCCATATCCTTCGGCTTGGTGTCAACAATCACAGTCCGCGTATCGGCATACCAGTGAACCGTCCCCCCCAACGCTTCGCTGACAAACCGGACTGGTATCTGCACGTTGGCGTTGACGATCCGGGGTTCTTGCTCCAGTGCAAGGCGTTTGCCATTTCGCATGGCATACGCCTCGCCAATCGGCATAGTGAGTGTGATCTTCCCTTTCTTTGCAATTACGATCTTCTGTTTGAGGTCGACGCTGTGTTCCGCTTCCAGGGCGGCAAGCAGTTTTTCTGCTTGGGCAAATGTACGGTCTCCCTCCAGATAGTAATCGTCCGATCGGTAGCTAAGTACCTGTCCATCCACCTCTACTGTAAACGATTCATACGCCTGTTTCGCAATGGCAGGTGAGTCAGTGACGACAAACAGGGCGGAAAATAGAAAAAGCAGTGCGATCCATCTACCCGTCCATGCCATTCCTCTGTCCAAGCTTATCTCCCCCTCGCAGCGAAAGTCTCTGATCATCGATCAACCAGATGTCAGCATGCGTGATCTTACACTGTTCATTTCCTAAATATGTAACGCAGCAGAATGGCCGTTCGTTTCAATTCCAGACATGAAAAGACACCACGTTTTAGCTCGTAGTGGTTGGTATTGTTTCCTATGCTGACAGCGGGTACAGCATCTTGTATTGCAAGAGTTGAAAAAGGCGGGCAACGTTAGATGAGGACAGATGAAGCAGTGGCCGTCAGTCCGGACTGTGCGAGCGGCAACGTACCTCAGTAAGTCACCCGGGTGCTTTGATCAAGATTCCGCGCTGGGCATAAAATCGTGCAAAGACATCGCGGCTAAGATGAACATGTTCCTGATTGGCAGGCGTGTGTCCCGACGGATTGTGAAAAACGGCCTCGCGGCACTGACGATTCTGGCCGAACAGATACACCAAATGGCCCCCCTGCTTGGGTGGTGTCACCTGCGGCGTACGGATGCTGGGGTGGACCGAGGCGATGTACACATAACCTTTCTCCAGCAGATCGCATACCTCTTCGATTGGCGTATGCTCCTTCACTTCAGCTTGCAGCCCAAACTGATCGGTGATAAAGGCAACAAAGGGACGGTAAATCAACCCTTTAATCGTCCCATCCTCATGGACGACGTATCCTCCGTAATCCCGGCAGCGCTTCATCAGTTCCATCGTAGGAATTATCCGCTTGTGCCAATGAGCGAGCAGCATCTTCAGACAGGCCATGCCGCAAATATGAAAGCTCCATTGGGCGTACTCATCCCGGTCAGATGCACCGGACAGATGCCACAAGGGGTCGTCCGCAGGATGCAATGTCCCAGCTAAAAAGTCTGCTGCCAACTCTCGCGACTCCCACTGCGAAAAATACGGTACCGTAGCCATCCTATCTCCCCCTTTTCTCTCCCCTTTTGCCTGGAAAACAACGAAATGCTGCCATTTCGTAAACGCAAGCGAAAGGCCAATTGACTCGATATTTGCCCTTCCCGGTGAAGCCATTATAAACCACGCACTGCCACACGTTACAGTCTGATTCGTTAGGTCTGACCCTATCGCCTCCTGCTTCCTTGCGATATTTATACTTTATTTAGGATTGATTTAGAGGCGTTTCAGAGTTGGTGGCTATGATGAGATACAGAAAGCTTTGGCAAGTCTTGCACGGAGGTGAAGCAGAACAATGCACATAGCAGCCAAAAGCTTTCGAGAATTCGCACTCTGGAGGAACACAGACGCATTCCTTGAATGTATATCGCCAAGACGGAAAAGTGATTTTCAAAAGCAGCGCTGATGATGTGTATCGGGTTAGGGAGCATGACGTTCCGAAATGGCAGCGCAAAGGGGATATGCCCCACCCGCCAGAAGCCGTGGAGCAAGTATTCGATGCGTTGATGGGCCATATGCGGGAGCTTGCGACGGTGGAACGTGAAACGGACGGTGGCCAGCAGGCTGCGCTGCATCTGTCTGGCAGCCAGATTCCCGAAGTTGTCCATGCACTGGGGACGTTGATCGCATCCAAGGTTGCTGATGGCGAGCGCTGGGATCATGGAAAAGCCACTTTCGATATGAAAGCGAACCTTCCCAAGCTGACGGAAAACATCAAGGTAGAAGCCATCAATCTGGACGCCCAGATAAGCCCGGACAACTTGCTCGAACAACAAACAGCGGAAATCAACATTACGGGTACTGATGACTCTGGCAAACATCATCGTCTCTCCATTCAGCTTCAGGCCGATTTCTCTGACTACGACCAAACGGTACCGGAACAGATCGACTTGACCGGAAAGAAAATCACAGAAGTTGAAAGCGAAGGGACGAGGCACGGCTGGCGCTGGCCTCGGCCTTGTTGTCCAATCCGCAGCTGGTCATCCTGGACGAACCGACCAATGGTCTTGATATCGAAGGAATGGTTGATATTCGCAATACGATTCGGCGGTTGGCCCTCGAACAAGGAATGACTTTCCTGATTTCCAGCCATATGATCCACGACTTGAGCATGATCGCAAACCGCATCGGGATCATGAGCAACGGCAGCCTCATCCGCCTTGGAGACGTGAATGAATGGGTCAATAAAGAGATGACACTTGAGCAGTATGTTGTGTCACAAATCCAAGCTCCGAAGGGAGCGGATATGTATGAATAGCTTGTACGCAAATGCGCTGAATGAAATGGAAAAACTATGGAAACGCCAGAGAACGAAAGGATTTCTGCTGCTAACCTTGTTGGTTCCCGTCATTTCCGCCATGTTGCTGATTTTTTTAGAGCAGAATGCCGTTTTCAGAGGGCTCGGAAGCAACCTGCCTATGCTGATGCTTGGCTTGTTTACGTTCACCTTCCTTCCGTTGTTTTTGTTTATGACGGCAGTCGATTCTTTTTCCGGCGAAGCAGCGGCTGGCACGTCGAAACTGGTTCTCGTACGCCCCATCACCAGAACAAAAGTGTTCACCTCGAAAGTGTTGGTGATCGCTATCTATATTGTCGTTTATCTCGGGGTACTTTGGATGGCTTCTGTCATCTCCGGTTGGTTTGTAGCGGGGGCAGATGTGGGCGGCGGGTTGCTGGATAGCATCAAGGCCTATGCAGCCACTTTTCTGCCAATGATGGCAATCGGTTTGATTGCCGTGTTGCTCGCACAATGCTTCAACAACACCAGCGGCGCTATAACACTGATTGTATCCATCTATGGCGCAGCCAAGCTTTTGCCATTCGTTTTCCCGCAAGTGTCCGTATTGTCCGTCTTTTCCTATACGAATTGGTACGTGCTGTGGGTAGGAGATGGCGCATCGATTGAGAAACTGTTCAATACGCTGGTTCTGCTGCTTGCTTATTGTATAATCGCTTATACGGCGGGGTGGATGCTATTCGATAGAAAGCAATGGTGACGGAGCCGCCGATGATCAATCAGCTTTTGCTTTGAATGCAGACCTAGCATTTCCTTTACCCTGCCAAAGACAAAAAATGGCGGTGAACAGTGATGAAGAGAATCCTCATCATCGAGGACGAGCAGGTCATTGTGGAAGTGCAAAAGGATTATCTGGAAGCAAGCGGCTTCGCGGTGGAGATCGCGACAAGCGGAGATATCGGCCTCCAGAAGGCACTTGAACAAGAGTACGATCTCATCATCCTCGATCTGATGCTCCCGAAAACAGACGGATACGAAATATGCAAGAAAGTGCGTCAGGTAAAAAACATTCCGATCCTGATGATCTCCGCGAAAAAAGAGGACATCGATAAAATACATGGGCTTGGACTTGGCGCTGACGATTATATCACCAAACCCTTCAGCGTTGGTGAACTAGTCGCGAGGGTGAAGGCCCATCTGGCCCGCTATGACCGCTTAACGAGTGATAACCGGATGAAGCAGCGAGATGAAATCCACCTGCGTGGCCTTCGAATCGACAAGTTATCGCGTAAGGTGTTCGTAAATGAAACGGAGGTTCTGTTAACATCCAAGGAATACGATCTGCTGCTGTTTCTTGCTACCCATCCGAACCGGGTATTCAGTAAAGATGAATTGTTCGAGAGAATCTGGGGATGGGATTCTCTCGGTGACAATGCTACCGTTACCGTTTATATCAGCAAACTGAGAGAAAAAATTGAAGCTAATCCGTCCAAACCACAGTATATAGAGACGATTTGGGGTGTCGGGTATCGCCTCAATGTTTAGGAAAAAAGGAATCGATCATTCCGAGAGGGTGACTCATTCACATGTGATTGAAAAGGAGTCGTAGCATTCACTCCCGATTTTATGCTTTCTTTAGATTTTAGTAAGGATCGATTTAGGGACTCATACTATCATGACAAGCGGACACGGGATTTCGAGGAATAAAGTGAATGGCATGAAAAAACTAAGCGCCCCCCAGAGAAGGTGGCTGCTCACCCTTCATCTGTTGTTCGCAGCGATCATGTTCGGAGTAGCGGTTGTCTTTCTGATTTTCAGCATCACGGCAGCCAATACGGACGATGAAAGTGTGCTGAAGGCATGTTATACAAGTATGCATGTGCTTGCCCAAACAGCTGTGCGTGCTTCGACGATCGGCACTCTCGTAACCGGCATCTTACTATCTGTGCTGACCCACTGGGGACTGTTCAACTATTACTGGATCAGGAGAAGCGTCAATCCTTCCTTGACGTCCATCGTATTGGGACCAATCGGCATGTATTTCTGGACGTTACAAGCAGTTACCTTGACGTCTTCAGAGGGATTGAACGCCCTGCAAAACCCGTCATTTCACGTAAACAGC contains these protein-coding regions:
- a CDS encoding GTP pyrophosphokinase, whose protein sequence is MYLLPYEQAVEELKVKLKNLRNEFKRRKDHSPIEFVTGRLKSVNSIYNKANRLQFPVDENIAWEIKDIAGIRIICQFIDDIWIVVEMLRQRQDMRIFLEKDYVSTPKESGYRGYHLAVEYPIMTATGQVTIPVEIQIRTLGMNFWATIEHSLNYKYEGIIPSDIRRRLIEAAKASYILDNEMNNIREEIKEAQIIFTRKREVPMESLLGLVELDLDLDAEADDIAGAGENESEGNDKTR
- a CDS encoding MazG nucleotide pyrophosphohydrolase domain-containing protein encodes the protein MDIAKLQQQVADFVRQHNMETTVPVRLLDLASEMGEVSKEVLKTTRYGKEPFHPTAEWESELGDLFFSLICLANSTDVDLEHALAAVLDKYVKRLANSGDAGSGS
- a CDS encoding copper amine oxidase N-terminal domain-containing protein; this encodes MDRGMAWTGRWIALLFLFSALFVVTDSPAIAKQAYESFTVEVDGQVLSYRSDDYYLEGDRTFAQAEKLLAALEAEHSVDLKQKIVIAKKGKITLTMPIGEAYAMRNGKRLALEQEPRIVNANVQIPVRFVSEALGGTVHWYADTRTVIVDTKPKDMGIIDNDLLDAAAKGKVEGIAIRLGQSRKEVEAVCGVAVDSFSYEGGLFYEYPDCRCSVFYDDQERAAVLWIFQSAIGNLNTADAKQILGSPEWEEENQTWAGYLLYYPAGANAITLRASSKHGTIKGFWLREKRS
- a CDS encoding C39 family peptidase, which produces MATVPYFSQWESRELAADFLAGTLHPADDPLWHLSGASDRDEYAQWSFHICGMACLKMLLAHWHKRIIPTMELMKRCRDYGGYVVHEDGTIKGLIYRPFVAFITDQFGLQAEVKEHTPIEEVCDLLEKGYVYIASVHPSIRTPQVTPPKQGGHLVYLFGQNRQCREAVFHNPSGHTPANQEHVHLSRDVFARFYAQRGILIKAPG
- a CDS encoding ABC transporter permease, with protein sequence MNSLYANALNEMEKLWKRQRTKGFLLLTLLVPVISAMLLIFLEQNAVFRGLGSNLPMLMLGLFTFTFLPLFLFMTAVDSFSGEAAAGTSKLVLVRPITRTKVFTSKVLVIAIYIVVYLGVLWMASVISGWFVAGADVGGGLLDSIKAYAATFLPMMAIGLIAVLLAQCFNNTSGAITLIVSIYGAAKLLPFVFPQVSVLSVFSYTNWYVLWVGDGASIEKLFNTLVLLLAYCIIAYTAGWMLFDRKQW
- a CDS encoding response regulator transcription factor, producing the protein MKRILIIEDEQVIVEVQKDYLEASGFAVEIATSGDIGLQKALEQEYDLIILDLMLPKTDGYEICKKVRQVKNIPILMISAKKEDIDKIHGLGLGADDYITKPFSVGELVARVKAHLARYDRLTSDNRMKQRDEIHLRGLRIDKLSRKVFVNETEVLLTSKEYDLLLFLATHPNRVFSKDELFERIWGWDSLGDNATVTVYISKLREKIEANPSKPQYIETIWGVGYRLNV